AGCCCCTAAAGTGTCTCAGAGGGTAACCGCCATCCGGGTATTGCAGCCGATGTTTTCGGCAAGGTCTTCGGCGTACACGTCGCCCGCTTCGCAAATCACGTTCGACTCGCCCGCGCGCGCCTTGATGAATTCGATGTCATACAGGTCGGCGTCGTTCAGGGTGACGCGGACATGGGTCACACCGCGCGAGTTGCGACCGATTTTGAAGGACAGCGACCGGGCGTCACCGAGCCAGTTGCAAGCGCCCGTCATGACGACGAAGCGGTTACCGAGTTGCTGGCGGATCGTGTTTGCGACGGTGAGGGAGGCGGTCATTTCGATTTCCTTTCGTTGATTCAGTGAGGGAATCATATCCCGAAACCTAGGGGCTCGCAAGCCCCTTTTGTGTATCACTTTGCAATCAGGTCGCGGACCTTGACGAGAACGCGATAGTGAGCGCATTGGATGTTGTAGCCGCCTGCGCGAATCGTGTTGATGTAAACAGCCTTGCCGCCGACCTTATAGATACCGTCGAAACCGTCGCGGGTATAGACAATCTCGCCGGTCACTTCGCCTTCGACTTCGCCGATTTTCTTGGCGATGGAAGCGTTCCGGCGCTCGATGCGGGCGGCGGCATTCTTGCGCATGAATTCTTCGATCATCGCGCCGTTGCGACCTTGGAAGACGTTGTACCAAGTCTTCCCGCCAGCGACGGCGAACAGTTGCGCGTAGTTCCACTGAACACGCTTGCCGCCGTTGTTCTCGCGGCTCCAAGAATCTTGCAGAGCCTTGATCGCGGCGACGCGGCCCATCGCCCAATCGATGTCTTTTTCGACGGCTTCGGCATCGTAGGAGGCGAAAGCAACTTCGAGTGCGGCGATGATTTTTTGAGCGGCGTTCATGGCGATTTCCTTTCAGGGGTTGGTGAGGCGATAGGTAAATGTATTCCAAAAACCGAACCCACGCAAACGGATAAGTGCAAGAGATTGCAACCACAAAAACCACTCGCGCGCTCATCCCGTGAGCGTCTCAGTGGTCCGATGCGTGCATCCTATCCCGAAACTGACCCCATCCCGACTTCTTTTGGAATATAGATTGTGTTCGATTGTGAATGGAACTCGACCGTAGGCGCGCGCGGCGACGCGCAAGGCGCAGAATCGTGCCGGGCCGTTGAAGGGTTTACGGCAAGAAAGTAAGTGGGCAGTCACTACGGCTGACAAGAAGTTGCACAGCCGTGCATCGTTAGAACTCAGGTTCTCGTCAGCCATGCAGGATCGCCGTCAACAGTGGCAGAAAGGAAACGCATATGGAAAAACCAGCTAGCAATCAGTCTCTTTCGCTTGACAACCCGGCTCTTTCGGGGTTGTTCGGGCTCTCCGTGGTCGTCGTCGCCGACAACGATCCGCGCGTCGTGGCCCTAGCGCCGGGCAACGCGGCCTGTGACGGGTCGCAAGTGTTCATACCGTCGAGCGACCTTCACCGGCTCGCCCTGCTAGATCATGGCAACCAGCTACGCCAAACGCGGCCACGGTAGCCGCATGCCGCGCGAAAACGCAAACGGCTTCCCGGTCCGCACGCTGGACGACAACAGCGCGGCGGGGCTGGAACAGACAAAGGAAAGCGAAGCGTTCGGCCTAGGTTGGGATGCGGGATTTTCCGCGTGCATCAGTTGGATGGAAAAGCGCCGCATGAATGGCCCGATGAACGAACCGCTTCCGCCGCAAAACCCGGTGCGAAAAACGAAGGAGAAACGCAATGCATAACCCGATGATCGTCGCAGAGCGTATGCCGCTCGCTCACGTTTGCGAGCGCTTGCGCGCGCTGTCCGAATCACGCTCGCCTGCGCCCGCCTCCGGCCCCGTGCCGGTCATCCTGAACGAATGGTGCCTCCTGCGCGAAGCGGCCAAACGTCTCGAACGCATGGCGGCGGACCTCGAAGCCGTGCAGCGCGTGGCGAAGAACACGCCGGAGGAATACGCGCATTGGGCCATCGTCAGCGACAACGGCAAGATCATCGAGATTGCCAGCGACGGTAAACGCGTCATGCTCCTGCGCCTCGAAGAAATGCGGATGAACACGGAGCGCGCCCGTTCGTGGACGGTGCGCCCGATGTTCGCAGGCGGCGTCAGCATCGTGTCGGAAGATCATGACGCGGTGAGCGAAACCAACTAGGAAACAGAAGATGAAACACGGATGGGACTTCAAACGCGAGCCGCACTACTGGCGCAAGGAAACCGATGGCGCATTGGTGACGCTATGCCAAGAGCGCGCGCGGCCCGATAGCCCGCTGTTCGAGCTTCGCGAAGGCATGCTCCCGCGTCGCATCGCCAAAGCGTGCCCGCAATGCATGGCATGCGCGATCCGCATGGGACTGCCGACACGCGAGCCGCTGGTGAAACAGGCGCGCCAGCAATTCAGGATGGCGGCGTGACCGACGCTGAGCGGTTCCTGCTGGCGCTGGCGCGCGACGACTTGCCGCCCGACGAACGCATGATCCTTTGCGCCTTCATCGGCGACCCGAACACGGCGGGCACGCACGCTTGGCGTCCACGTCCGTACAAACCGGGAAACGAGATTGTCGTCTCGGAAAAGGCGAACGGCTACACGACTTGCGCGAGCTTCAAGCGTTCGAGCGACGGCACGTTCCGCAGGCGGCAAGACGTGTTCGGTGCCGGGCTCGCGCTGATGGTCGATGACGTAGGCACGAAGGTGACAGCGAAACCGGGATGGCCCCGGGCAAGTGTCGAAATCGAAACCTCGCCGGGCAACTGGCAATGGTGGTACTTGCTCTCCGAACGCTGCACCGACATCGTGAAATTCGATGAAGTGATTCGCGCGTTCATCGCGGGCGAACTGCTCGGGAACGACCCGGGGATGGCGGGCGTCAACCGTGTCGGTCGCCTGCCCGGGTTCATCAATGGCAAACCGAAATACGTTCGTGACGGAAAGGAATGGGTTTGCGCCATGCGTGAATTCGATTCCGACCGTCGCTACAGCATCGCCGAACTGATGTCCGCTTTCAACTTGAAGGGTGGCGGAAGCAAGTATGCGGGAAGCAAAACGAAGTTGGTATTTGACGATCATAAGGCGCGCGTGAATGCGTGGGCCGACGTGTATTCGTGGCTTCGCTCGCATAAAATGGTCAAGGCGAAGTTCGGCCCCGACAAAAGCGGATGGACTGAAATTCACTGCCCGTGGATTGACGATCACACCGACAGGGCCGACACGGGCGCAGCGATCCGTGAACCGGCGTCGGAAAACGATTGGTATGGAGCGTTCCAATGCCACCACGGACACTGCAAGGATAAGACGTGGCGCGAGTTGACTGATTGGCTCGCGAACGAAGTTGCAATCGAGATTGCGGAGACGAGCGACCCCGGGTTCGACGCGATCTTCAACGCGGTGCCGCCATGATCGACATTTTGAAATTCATCGGCGGCGTCGTCGGCCTGCTGTGCGTTGCACGCATCGCAATCGAAGCTTACATGGCCTATCTCCGGTGGCGCATCGCGCGCCTGCCGTTACCCGCGCATAAGCCCTCACCACTACAACAAGCGCTCGAAGCCATCGAGCGTGCAAGGAAGACAAGCCATGCCGCTATCCGTGCCGGAAATCGTATCAGCGCTCAAACAGGTGACGAACAATGATCCAACGATTGATGAATTCGACTTCGACAGCGCTGCGGCGGTGCAATTCGTGGCTCTGTGCCGCGTGCTGTACGAACGTGGCTTCGATCATGGCAGGCATGATGCACTGAGCGAAGCGCGCCTCGCGTGCGAAGACGCGGGGCAAACTGCGGCGGCGGCTGTCGTCGGGAGACTCGCGTGAGTGACGACGAACAGCGCGAAGACGTTGACGAATTCGACCCGCATGCACGCGCGGCGGAACTCGAACGGCAAATCGATGAAATCCGAATCTCGCAACCGGCGACGCTCCGACATGAAGACTTCATCTATGTCGGAAGCGAAGACTTGTTCCGCCACGTTGAATCCCTCACGCCGTTCCCTGCGGCGGGTGTGGATGCGTGCGTGCAGCCGTGGCGTGAGATTGATATGGGCGTCGATGCGCAAGGCAACCCGCGCCCGCCTAGGCGCGTCAAGCCGTCCGTGGACATCAAGGCGGACCCGGCAAAGGTCGTGCATGGCGTGACGTGGTATCCGGTTGCCGACAAGATCATCGAGAACATGGCGATCACGTCGAGCGGCGACATTCGCAACATCCCGAATTATCGAATCCTGAACCTGTACGTCCCGCCGAAGCCGCACGCGGGTTGCCCGGAACAGGCGGCACCGTGGCTCGATCTTGGCAGGCGCTTGATTCCGGACCCGATCATCCGCCATCGCATCGAGCAAATCTTCGCGTTCAAGTTGCGTTACCCGCATATCAAAGTGAACTGCGGGATTCTGATCGGCGGACAT
This genomic window from Abditibacteriaceae bacterium contains:
- a CDS encoding DNA-primase RepB domain-containing protein, with amino-acid sequence MRDPHGTADTRAAGETGAPAIQDGGVTDAERFLLALARDDLPPDERMILCAFIGDPNTAGTHAWRPRPYKPGNEIVVSEKANGYTTCASFKRSSDGTFRRRQDVFGAGLALMVDDVGTKVTAKPGWPRASVEIETSPGNWQWWYLLSERCTDIVKFDEVIRAFIAGELLGNDPGMAGVNRVGRLPGFINGKPKYVRDGKEWVCAMREFDSDRRYSIAELMSAFNLKGGGSKYAGSKTKLVFDDHKARVNAWADVYSWLRSHKMVKAKFGPDKSGWTEIHCPWIDDHTDRADTGAAIREPASENDWYGAFQCHHGHCKDKTWRELTDWLANEVAIEIAETSDPGFDAIFNAVPP